Proteins encoded within one genomic window of Desulfonatronospira thiodismutans ASO3-1:
- a CDS encoding tyrosine-type recombinase/integrase, producing the protein MMRLFNLAERWQVIDKAPTRNARELSDPDRRERYLTDEELYRVLDALYNCRSTIVADIIRMLLLTGARKSEVVRMRWQELDMEKGFWRIPAARNKGNKYFSVNQISFIKISLTSLSSIPRYRIVTEGLL; encoded by the coding sequence ATGATGCGCCTTTTCAACCTGGCCGAACGCTGGCAGGTGATTGACAAGGCCCCTACCCGCAACGCCAGAGAGCTAAGCGACCCCGACAGACGCGAGAGATACCTGACAGACGAGGAACTCTACCGGGTGCTCGATGCCCTGTATAACTGCCGCAGTACAATAGTGGCGGATATTATCCGCATGCTTCTTCTGACTGGTGCAAGAAAATCCGAGGTTGTGAGAATGCGCTGGCAGGAGCTGGATATGGAAAAGGGATTCTGGAGAATCCCAGCCGCAAGGAACAAGGGCAATAAGTATTTCTCTGTCAATCAGATTTCATTCATCAAGATATCATTAACCTCGCTCTCTTCTATCCCCAGATACCGCATTGTAACCGAGGGACTGCTGTGA
- a CDS encoding site-specific integrase has product MKTNHPTKGSSIRVEPIRRLEDIKAIKKLLRDSPRDLLLFTMGINNGLRIGDLLRLKVEDVQHLRPNEHFRIKEQKTGKHNVLLINKTVHKALANYTEKLCPDPEDYLFKSRKSGKAISVEHANRMVKNWCRQINLRGNYGTHTLRKTFGYIQRVHYGVGYELLCKRFNHSSPSVTMRYLGIEESEVNDILMNEI; this is encoded by the coding sequence ATGAAAACAAACCATCCCACCAAAGGCAGTTCGATCAGGGTCGAGCCCATAAGAAGGCTTGAGGACATCAAGGCCATAAAGAAGCTTCTCCGTGATAGCCCCAGGGATTTACTTCTGTTTACCATGGGCATAAACAACGGACTGCGTATCGGGGATCTGCTGCGTCTGAAAGTGGAAGACGTACAGCACTTAAGGCCCAACGAGCATTTCCGGATTAAAGAGCAGAAGACAGGCAAGCACAATGTATTACTGATAAACAAGACTGTACACAAAGCCCTGGCGAATTACACGGAGAAGCTCTGCCCGGACCCGGAGGATTACCTGTTCAAGAGCAGAAAAAGCGGAAAGGCCATCTCGGTTGAACATGCCAATCGCATGGTGAAAAACTGGTGCAGGCAGATTAACCTTAGAGGGAACTACGGGACCCATACGCTGCGTAAGACATTCGGGTATATCCAGAGGGTGCATTATGGTGTCGGCTACGAGCTGCTGTGCAAGAGGTTCAATCACAGCAGTCCCTCGGTTACAATGCGGTATCTGGGGATAGAAGAGAGCGAGGTTAATGATATCTTGATGAATGAAATCTGA
- a CDS encoding Rpn family recombination-promoting nuclease/putative transposase, with protein MSDTSKYHDHTFRAILGREPVARDFVRYHLPEEITRDMNLDTVKVSSRSYVSDNLKESMTDIVITLQLNTGEPAEIYILVEHKSDLDAWTKIQLFKYMNEVWQSFIQKQTGTLPIIVPLVFYHGTGRWNYSLEFSDLFNLPSEHYRKYIPKFEHILHEVPEINKKKVKSSITLEVFHLVLEYIFYPDKRGKIYEALELLFKGLDAKEAHEIFAILIKYLLIATDETPEEAEEKVKHLPKGGETVKTTAEVLRQEGYHEAIKEKPMWKKEGELKNAQETLIDISTEQYGPLPDMLYEKIKSIQSLENLRALNRKVIRTQSLEEFTELVNRAAQ; from the coding sequence ATGAGTGATACAAGCAAATACCATGATCACACTTTCAGGGCGATACTGGGTCGAGAGCCCGTGGCAAGGGATTTCGTAAGGTATCATCTGCCGGAAGAGATAACCAGGGACATGAACCTGGATACTGTCAAGGTTTCCTCCAGGTCATATGTCAGCGACAATCTCAAGGAGAGCATGACCGATATCGTGATCACCCTGCAGCTCAATACTGGAGAGCCGGCGGAGATATATATCCTGGTGGAGCACAAGAGTGATCTGGATGCCTGGACCAAGATCCAGCTATTCAAATACATGAATGAAGTCTGGCAGAGCTTTATCCAGAAGCAAACCGGAACCCTGCCGATCATAGTTCCCCTGGTCTTTTACCACGGAACAGGCAGGTGGAATTATAGCCTGGAATTTTCTGATCTCTTTAATCTGCCGTCTGAGCATTACAGGAAGTATATCCCGAAGTTTGAACATATCCTGCACGAAGTTCCGGAGATCAACAAGAAGAAGGTCAAATCCTCCATTACCCTTGAGGTTTTCCACCTGGTCCTTGAATACATATTTTATCCGGATAAAAGAGGTAAGATATATGAAGCTTTAGAGCTGTTGTTTAAAGGTTTGGATGCCAAAGAAGCTCATGAAATATTTGCAATCCTGATCAAGTATTTGCTTATAGCCACAGACGAAACGCCCGAAGAGGCAGAAGAGAAGGTCAAACATCTTCCCAAAGGAGGAGAAACCGTGAAGACCACAGCAGAAGTATTAAGACAGGAAGGTTACCACGAGGCAATAAAGGAAAAGCCTATGTGGAAGAAGGAAGGAGAACTTAAAAACGCCCAAGAAACCCTCATAGATATCTCAACAGAGCAATACGGCCCATTACCTGACATGCTTTATGAGAAAATTAAATCCATTCAATCTCTGGAGAACTTAAGGGCTCTGAACAGAAAGGTAATAAGAACCCAGTCCCTCGAAGAATTTACCGAACTCGTGAACCGGGCAGCGCAGTAA
- a CDS encoding type II toxin-antitoxin system RelE/ParE family toxin: protein MGPTLGYPHSSKINCSRHSHMRELRTQHDGRPLRTLNAFDPRRTAILLIGGDKTGDDRWYEIYVPVADRLYDEHLEEIGYG, encoded by the coding sequence ATGGGGCCGACATTGGGGTACCCTCACAGCAGCAAGATTAACTGCTCCAGGCACTCTCACATGCGCGAACTCCGGACTCAGCATGACGGAAGGCCGCTGCGAACTTTAAATGCTTTTGACCCCAGACGTACGGCCATTTTGCTGATAGGGGGAGACAAGACCGGAGACGATCGGTGGTATGAAATTTATGTTCCTGTTGCTGACCGGCTCTATGATGAACACTTGGAGGAAATAGGGTATGGTTAA
- a CDS encoding XRE family transcriptional regulator, whose amino-acid sequence MVKKFSRLREQMSSEAREKSQAKAQEMLAELPLHEVRQARGMTQKVLADVLQVKQPAVAKLEKRTDMYISTLRSHIQAMGGELDIIARFPDGSNVKIDNFSELEKDVQYNDKSRRAKTSTAS is encoded by the coding sequence ATGGTTAAGAAGTTTTCCAGATTGCGGGAGCAAATGTCATCCGAGGCCAGGGAAAAGTCACAGGCCAAAGCACAAGAAATGCTGGCTGAGCTGCCATTGCACGAAGTTAGGCAAGCACGGGGAATGACTCAAAAAGTGCTGGCTGATGTATTACAAGTAAAGCAGCCAGCCGTTGCCAAGCTGGAAAAACGAACCGATATGTACATTTCCACCTTGCGAAGCCACATTCAGGCCATGGGTGGTGAGCTGGACATCATTGCCCGCTTTCCGGATGGTTCAAATGTTAAAATCGACAACTTTTCGGAACTTGAGAAGGATGTCCAATATAACGACAAATCGAGACGGGCAAAGACGTCAACTGCGTCATGA